The DNA region AGATGGTTGGTGTCAACCCAGTGGGATCGCCGTCGTACACTACCTCACCATGACGTAGCCCTACAATGCGCTGGGTAAATTCCTGGGCAAGGGGGACATTGTGGATGTTGATTACCACGGTTAAGCCACGATCGCGGCTCAGGTCAGTTAATAGGCGCATCACCTGGCGAGCTGTTTTAGGATCCAAGCTGGCAGTGGGTTCATCCACCAGCAATAGACTGGGACGTTGGAGTAGGGCACGGGCAATGCCCACTCGCTGGCGCTGCCCTCCAGAGAGGGTATCGGCACG from Cyanobacteriota bacterium includes:
- a CDS encoding ATP-binding cassette domain-containing protein; its protein translation is RADTLSGGQRQRVGIARALLQRPSLLLVDEPTASLDPKTARQVMRLLTDLSRDRGLTVVINIHNVPLAQEFTQRIVGLRHGEVVYDGDPTGLTPTILTEIYGAEDWTAMSEQLAVTTP